GCTTTTCGCGCACTCGCTCCTTGAGGGTCTTGTAGAATCCCCCCTCCTCCAGTGTCAAAGTGTAGATCCTTGGCTCGGCCGCATCCCGAACCTTGTATTTGGCGATCATCTTCTCGGGTGCCGTCGTAAGATGGTGAGCCTCGAAGGCTTCGGTTATATCGGTGCCCTTGGTCTCGCGAATCCAGAAAGGACCGCCAGGATGCTTGTCAATGAACTCGGTGAAGTCGTAGATGCCATCGTAGATGCGCCAGAGTCCTTCGGCCCGATCGTCCTGCCGCTTGCCCTTCTGCCAGCTGTGAGTGGTGATCAGGGGCGAGTTGCGATAGGTGGGAAATTTGGTGGCAATGCCACTCTTTTTCCACTCCTCGATTACCATTTTGGGCGAGTCCTTTTGATGCCTGTTTTTGGAAATCCTTAAAAATCCAAACCGATTCGAGAACCTGCGCGCTGCGATTCCGGCAACTAACTGAATGGCACCGCCACTGGCCAGAGGATTTTATGCGTAGCGCCAATCTCGCCAGATTATATAAACCGAAAATCGATTCCACTTTACAAACAAAACGTTTCCATGTTGATAAGACGTCTGCCTTATCAGCGGAGCGCCGTGGGGCCGCAGCTGCCGCCTCTAAATCTATTACGTCTATCTAATTCtcatattctttttttttattttttaacattttgtacTAATCAGAATTTCATTAGGTGAGATCACAGTGAGGGTATGTCCAAGCACCAGACTTCGGCGGCAATAGGTCAGTGCGGtgctatattatattatcgCAGCAATTTGAGGCTTCGCTTGGCTGGCGAGGGTCTAGCCGAAAGCTAGCAGTTTTGGTGATTGTTGGGGGTAGTCTTCTCATTTGAAGATCCCATAAAATATGCTTTATAATTTGATCAGAATAATACAGGTATATTTATAGGTTTAATAATTCTATGAAATGTTTGTAAGTTATTATGAGATTTATTATAAGATATTATATCGATTTTCATTCGCTTTTTAGCTCTCAAAATACAATCCAATAACCCATTAAAACCAACACAGGTTAGACTAGcaataacattaaaattaagtGTGCACTGAATACCATTTACATAttattccatttccattcgacCCATGATAAGAAGTGAGAGGCAGTGAGCGCAAAGCTTTCGATCTGCGATTCTCTCCTCGGATCAGAGCTTTACTAATTGATCGAGCGAGTGTAATACGAAGACAAAAGCCGAGCGACGCTCCAAATAAAAGTTTAGTAGGCGCTACGTAAACAAACTCTGCGGTTTGTCTTCATCCGAAGGGTGCACCGACCGACCGGTTCTTTCGGTGGGTATTAAGTTGAACTTGGGAATCAATCAGCCAGCTATCAGCCGCGATTAGGCATTAAGATTCAAAGTACTTTCTTTGGTTAAatttaactcattttattcgtGTAGATCGATTAACGAGCTGTGCAAATAATGGCGCCCAACGTTGAAGAGGATGTGGCCTGGAAAGTATCGGGAATATCGAGGACTTATCCGAGCTACCGCCAACATCGACCCATTACAAGTGAAAGGTTTgtatctattatatttaaacccCTTTCTACAAAGAACCTAAATGATGGAAGATTATAATTTTCTCTTGCCTAGCTGGCTCGAGGGCAAGAATGCCGATGACGAGGCCGAAGGTCTTTGGCGCATTAACGATAAGCTCTATGACTTGAGCGACTTTGCCGCTCGCCATCCGGGCGGTGCCTCTTGGATTGAGTGCACCAGAGGCACGGATATCACGGAACCCTTCGAATCCCACCACATCGAGGAGCGGGCTCGAGGAATGCTGGGCAAATTCGAAGTGCGACAGGCCTCGAAGCCAAGGAACTACAAGTTTACCCTCAAAGAAAATGGTTTCTACATGACCCTAAAGCGGAGAGTTCGTGAAAAGCTGAGAAAAATCGAGTATTCTCCGACGAGGAAAACAGAGGTACTGATTTTTTAAgataattaagtttttattagtttaataaaaaattgtttattatttatctgATAATATTCCATGTTGTTACCATATAACTTTACATTTTAGATTAGAAATTATTAGATTACAAGAAATGGAATAAGATAGGTTTCAAATATAGGATTAGTTTTTCCTTATAAcctactaattttttttttaactacctTTCAGTTTCTCCACTTGGCCATCTTGGTGTCCGTCTTCATCTTCAGCTGGGCAGGAACAATTCTGGATTCTCTGGTACTTCAGAGTGTGGCTGGCTTAGCCCTTTGCTGGGTGGCCACCTCTACTCACAATTACTTTCATCAGCGGGATAATTGGCGGATGTATACCTTTAATCTGACTATGATGAACTTTCGGAACTGGCGGATTTCGCATGCCCTGTCACACCATGTTTATGCAAATTCGCTGCACGATCTGGAGATGTCTATGTTTGAGCCGTTCTTGTGCTGGATTCCCGATCGGCATTATGCCAGTAAAACGCAACGATGGATCTCTGTGATTATATCTCCGGTGGTGTATGTAGTCCTTTTCCAAGGACAGTTTATCCTGCGGTGAGTGAGTAAAGTAGctttgattttttggtaattaattttatattttcagtttGGCTCTATCGCTGACTAAGAGGAATCTGTTGCACTGGGATGATCTTATTGGTTTTACCCTAccgatatttttatatttttccactGGCGTTGGTCTGCTGGCCAGTCTAGCTAGCTGGCAAATAATCGTGGCAGTGGGAAGCTTTATTTTTGGCCTAGTTGGTTTGACAGCAGCCCATCATGATCCTCGCATTCTACACGATGGCGATACGCAACGTAAGGACATCGATTGGGGTCTTTATCAGGTGGATACGATCATAGATCGCGGAGATATCAAGTGGTCGGACCTCTTGGTGCTCACTCACTTTGGAGAACACGCCCTGCACCATCTATTTCCCACACTCGATCATGGAGTGCTCAAGCAGCTCTATCCAGAGTTAAGGAAAACAATGAAAGAGTTTGACGTGGAACTGCGGGAGATCAATCATTGGGGTCACATCAAGGGACAAAATCAGCAATTGCTGAGGACCAAAAAGAATTCCCTTCCACCGGGTAGTAAGAAAGTGAAGTAGAGTGGGCATACTGGTATTATATTTATGGTAAATGGGGAGGGAAATGGTTGTTTTGTAAATACATAAGTAAAAGCTGAGGATTTTGGGGTAAGAATAAgccataaaactaaaactaattgaTTTGTAACAGTAATTGtacctaaatatttttttaaattctcttaGGAAATTCTGATCTATTTCTGCTCTTATGAAAAAAGCTTTGTTCGattctctttcttttttggttttcgacGGTTAAAAGCTCCTTCAGCATTTCCGCTTTTTTATGGTGTTTGTTATGATATCTATAAActatttgtttatgtttggGCAGCCCACTAACATAATTTACACCATTTAATTGAGTAATTTTTCTATGGTGAGAGTTTAGCTGGTGTTAAACAGACCAAATAATTATCTTTAAGCAGACCCACCCGAATGTTAAACGGTGTCAACTGGTTTTAGCTGAGTCATCGTGGCAAAGCAAATTTGAGCTACGAGCATAAATCGATTAGAGAAtgcttgtttttaaatatttgggaAATCCAtgataatgaaaaataattgaatgtaatgttaataaaatgtaacagGGAAATtaaggtattttatttaataaataaagatccttatatatataagttttaaatagccaaaatatgttatactgaaaaaattaatcatTAAATTCGGCAAAAATATTATCCATTATACTGATTTTTTGTCGTATCATTATTATTCAgcatctttttaaaatttataagggagcaatttttttaagaaataacaatgaaaataatgtaaatacTTTAGAAATTTCTCCAACCataaacctttaaaaaaaacaataaattacaCCCTTAAATTTACGTAGTTAGGGCAGTCGTCCACTCAAAAAAGATGATAAGCGATTCGTGTGGCTATCAGCTGGTCAAGTTCACCTATAAATAGGCAGCCGCATACCCGATTCCCCATCAGTTTCATTTCGATATTGGCCAGAGAAGTCAAGCAAAtagtttacaaaatgtttGCGGTTCGCTTCGCTATTTTCGGGCTGCTCGCCATAATGGCTTCCACCCAGGGAGCCAATATCCTGGGGCTCTTCAGCAGTTACAGTCCCTCGCATCTGATCATCCACATGTCGACGGCCAAGGCACTGGCCGAAGCAGGACATAATGTGACGGTGGTATCGATGATGAAGCCCAAGGTAATGCACAAGGACATCCACCTGATTGTGATCCCGGTGACGAAGGAGCAGCAGCGCACTATGGAGGACCAAATGACCACCATGGCGGGACGGAAAAACTCCATGCTTAACACTATGAATCGTCTCCTAAACGACATGGAAGTGATGATCGATTCCCAGGTTGATCTGCTCCTCGATCCGAGGTTCCAGCCAATTTACGAGACCAAATTCGATTTGATGATTTTGGGCTATTTCCTCAACGACTTCCAACTGGGAGTGGCAGCCAAGCTGAAGGTTCCCGTTATCATCGACTGGTTAGTAGCGCCCAACGCCATTACAGATGAGTTTACGGCCAATCCCGCAGAAATCTCCTACGTACCAAATGTGGCCACTGTTGCAACGCATCCCATGGGATTTCTGAAGAGAGCTGAGAACCTGGCCAAGCATCTGTTTATCAAGTACATCTCGACATTACTCGATACTAAGCTGACCCGCATTTATGAGAAAACCTACGGTGGAGATAAGAATATGCCCACTCTGAATGAGTTAAGGAAAAATATCTCAATCGCCTTTGCCGGTTCCCATTTAATCAGCGAGGGTCCCATTCGTCCTCTGGTGCCTGCCATTATTGAAATTGGAGGTATTCAAGTGAAGGATAAGCCGGATCCACTCCCGAAGGACATTGATCAGTTcttaaataagtccacccAGGGAGCAGTCTTTCTCTCCCTTGGCTCCAACATCAAGAGCTCCACAGTGAAGCCGGAAATCATTCAGACCATCTTTAAAGTCTTATCAGGCCTAAAACAAAACGTAATTTGGAAATGGGAGGATTTGGAGAACACACCCGGCAATGTTTCCAACATTCTTTATAAAACCTGGCTTCCGCAGGATGATATCCTGGCCCATCCGAGCACCAAACTCTTTATCACTCACGCCGGAAAGGGTGGCATCACCGAGGCCCAGTACCATGGAGTACCCATGGTCGCGTTGCCCATTTATGGGGATCAACCCGGAAACGCAGCTGCCATGGAACAATCTGGATTTGGCCTGGCCCTGGATTTGCTCACTATAACAGAAGACTCTTTCAGTCAGGCACTGAATGAAGTCTtggaaaatgataaatatagtGAAACAGCTCGGAAATTCTCCAACCTCTACAGGGATCGACCCCTCACTGCTAAACAAACTGCTGTTTACTGGACGGAGTACGTCCTAAGGCATCTGGAGGTGGGGGGCTCCAGAGTCCTGCAGTCCACATGAGTTTCATTGAGCTTAACAATCTGGATATCTATATTGTTATTGCATCGATCGTGATATTGTTTTTGCTATTGGCTGGACTGGCTGGAAAATACCTGTGGAGCAAACTGTTTGCCAACGCCAACATCTCAGCAGcaaataagaataaataaatttagctattaaaTGCTGTTGTAACAAATAATTACGACAATTCCCCccacaaatttgaataaaataccaaatatttattttattttacaaattgaaCACTATCATCGTTATACTTCGAAAATTGGATTTACAAATTGTAAGCTAATCTTTCAACAGAGCTGCAAGAAATCCTTATCGGCTTGCGATAAGAAAGTAacgaaaagattttttttctttacgaTTCAATTAAGAACACAGTCAAACGCACATAACATAAAAttgaataattgtattttgtaattttaggccacttatattttaataaaattaagtgttcattacaaaaaaaacatatgaacaaaataataaGGTTCATATTAAGTGTATAAATTTTGGTTGGGACACAATGAAATATTATTGTAGGGAATGTTTTTATAtgtgaaaattgtaaaattaaatacaatactttctttatagggtcggaaacgtctccttcgtTGCGCTGCAAAGTTTTGATGGAAACTAAATACGGTACAGAATTTTACCCAATCGGACAATCCGttcaaaatgattttctaGAGTTCTGAATAAATGAAACTAATTATAAGATGCCAGTTAAGGAAAATCTGTTGGcgaaataagtaaataaataaataataaagtatGTCAAAGTAATATTTGCTCTTatcaatttgttttctttgctaACGACGATTAAAAGCTCGCCATgcattcgatttgatttgagcGTTTATTATATCTGTAAACCATTTGATTATGCTTATTAAGTCCGCCAAAATTTCTTacaacaatttatattattttgagagttttggtttttaataaacttGATAAATTTCATTGAGTAGACACACATAAATGGTAGACTGCGTCGATTGGTTCTATGAAAGAGTGTTTTTGCTGAATCATCGTGACCAAGTAAGCATACATCGATTAGAAAATGCACTTGTTTTACATATGTAACATATTAATTTCTTGTTGTATCATCATTAAATAGCACTTTCTTTAAGATATttattacaacaacaaaaatagtgCTTAGGTGTAATCACAACCTCAGTTCACGTAGATAAAAGCGGCATTCGGAAGCAAAGGTGACGATAAGCCATTTGCGTAAATAGCTGCTGGTCGAGTTCACCAATAAATAGCAGGCGAAAGAACCGATTCCCCATCAGTTTCGTATTGATCTTGCTCGGAGAAGCCACGCAAAGAAAATACATAATGTTGCCGCTTCGCTTCGCTATTTTCGGGCTGCTCGCAATAGTGGCTTCCACCCAGGGAGCCAATATCCTGGGGCTCTTCAGCAGTTACAGTCCCTCGCATCTGATCATCCACATGTCGACGGCCAAGGCTCTGGCCGAAGCAGGACATAATGTGACGGTGGTGTCGATGATGAAGCCCAAGGTAATGCACAAGGACATCCACCTGATTGTGATCCCAGTgacggaggagcagcagcggaGCATAGAGGAACAAATGGCCATTATGGCAGGACGAAAGAACTCAGTGCTAGACACCATGAGTCGCTTCCTGAACAGCTTGGATGTGATGATCGATTCCCAGGCCGATGTGCTTACCGACCCGAGATTTCTGCGAATTTACGAGACCAAATTCGATTTGATGATATTGGGCTACTTTCTCAACGACTTCCAATTGGCAGTTGCAGCGAAGCTGAAGGTTCCCGTCATTCTGGACGGGTTAATGCCGCCCAATTTCATAACTGATGCGTTTGCCGGTAATCCCTCGGAATTATCCTACGTACCCCATATGGCCACTATTGCAACGCAGCCAATGGGCTTCCTAAAACGAACCGAGAACCTGGCCTTGCATCTATTTTCCAAGTACATGTCGACAATACTCGAGTCTAAACTGAACCACAATTATGAGAAAATCTATGGTGGAGATAAGAATCTACCCTCTCTCAAAGAGTTAAGGAAAAATATCACACTCGTTTTCACAGGCTCCCATTTAATCAGTGAGGGTCCCATACGACCTCTTGTGCCTGCCATTATCGAAACTGGAGGCATTCAAGTGAAGGATAAGCCGGATCCTCTACCAGAGGATATCGGTCAGTTCTTAAACAAGTCCACCCAGGGAGCTGTCTTCCTCTCCCTCGGCTCGAACATCAAGAGCTCCACAGTGAAGCCGGAAATCGTTCAGATCATATTCAAGGTCCTGTCAGGACTGAAAGAGAATGTTATATGGAAATGGGAGGACTTGGACAATACCCCAGGCAATGTTACTAATATTCTTTACAAAACGTGGCTGCCGCAGGATGATATCCTGGCCCATCCGAACACCAAGCTCTTTATCACCCACGCCGGAAAGGGTGGCATCACGGAATCCCAGTACCATGGTGTTCCCATGGTGGCCCTGCCAGTTTTCGCAGATCAACCAGGAAACGCTGCTCAAATGGAAAGATCTGGATTTGGCCTGGCCCTAGATTTGCTCACTATTACCGAAGACAGTTTCAGACAGGCCCTAAAGGAGGTCTTGGAAAATGACAAGTATAGTGAAACAGCTAGGAAATTCTCCACTCTGTACAGGGATCGACCCCTCACTGCAAAACAAACAGTTGTTTACTGGACGGAATACGTTCTGAGGCATCGTGGTGCCCCACACCTTCAGAGTCCTGCGGTCCATATGAGTTTCATTGAGCTCAACAATCTGGATGTCTATACTGTTATTGCATCGATCGTGATCTCCTTCTTACTTCTGGCTCGACTGGTTGGGAAATTCTTGTGGAGCAAACTGTTTGCCAAAGCTAACACCTCAGCAGCGAAGAAGAATCAATAAATGTactcattaaaaaataaatacaataattaacaaaaataaaaaacatgttttatatatctatGCTCGATAAAATTAAGGTGACTTCACTTCACTTTATTTTggggaaataaagaaaaataaatggtgaaattatataaatgaatACAATGATATTATACAtctgacttaaaaataatatttctctagaataattttaaatgactGAATATTTGTCTTAAagtctttttttaaatcctgTGGTAGAAGCTTAGTATGCACAAGGAAAAGGGAAATAGTTGAGTCAGAACTTTAAGAGCTTTTAGATAAGAGTAACATTTGCAATCAAAGAGAGTTGATAGATTAATTTTTGCTTAGTAACTGATAGGACTTACCGACTTTTGAATTACTTTTTGCAGATAAGAGAACCGTTTCTAATCAAAGAGAACCGATAGCGACTGTTAAGAGTTACCTACCtataattactttttatattatacaaTGTGTAGGTACTGCAAAAATAATTGAAgttgtgaaataaaattgtattcgttatatttaaatagaaattttctctctataataacaaatattcTTGTTATAAAtcccttaaaaatagaaaacccTTTATTATAGAACGCCGAAGGAAAGTGTTTGAACCTTTATATTGCCGGTTACCAgctttaataaaagaaaagagtTGAGTCAGATAATTAAGAGCTTTAGATAAGAGTATCGCATAAAATCGAAGGGAGTCGATAAGCGGATCAAATGACTGGCAGCTCGAATGTTTTACCCATAAAAAGCTAGCCGCCCAACCAGTTCtcttcagttattatttcgaCATTGACCGGAGAGGTCAGGCAAATAAGTTTACAAAATGTTCGCGGTTCGCTCCGTAATTTTGCTGCTACTCGGCGTGGTGGCTTCCACCCAGGGAGCAAATATTCTGGGGCTCTTCAGCAGCCACAGTCAATCGCATCTGATCATCCACATGTCGGTGGCCAAGGCACTGGTCGAAGCTGGACACAATGTGACGGTGGTTTCTATGCTGAAACCTAAAGTAACGCACAAGGACATCCACCTGATTGTGATCCCGATGAAGGAGGATCAGGAGCTCATTATGGAAAACCAAATGACCGAAATGGCCGGGCAGAAAAACTCACTCATGAGCACCATGAATCGACTTCTTTCTGGCATGGAAGTGATGATCAATGCCCAAGCCGAACTACTCTCAGATCCGAGGTTTCAACGCGTTTACGAGACCAAATTCGATCTAATGATATTGGGATATTTCATCAACGACTTTCAACTGGGAGTTGCGCATAAGCTGAAGGTACCTGTTATCATCGACTGGATGTCTGCCTCAGCCACTGTGATTGATAAGTACACGGGCAATCCCGCAGAGATAGCTTATGTGCCCTTATTGGGCACCGTTGTAACGCAGCCCATGAGTTTGCTTAAGCGAGCCGAAAACTTGGCTAAGTACCTGTTTTTCGAGTATATTCTTGTTATCTTTGATTTCAAATTGACGCGCATTTATAATGAAATCTTCGCGGAAAAAGATCAACCAACTCTGAAAGAGCTGAGAAAGAATATCTCAATGGCCTTTGTGGGCTCCCATTTGATTAGTGAGGGTCCTATTCGACCCATGGTGCCTGGACTTGTTGAAATCGGAGGAATTCAGGTTAAGGATAAGCCGGATCCGCTGCCCAAGGATATCGGTCAGTTCTTGAACAAGTCCACCCAAGGAGCTGTCTTTTTATCACTTGGCTCAAACATCAAGAGCTCCACGGTGAAGCCGGAAATTGTGCAGACCATCTTTAAGGTCCTGTCAGGATTGAAAGAGAACGTTATCTGGAAGTGGGAGGACTTGGAAAACACTCCCGGCAACGCATCCAACATTCTTTATAAGAACTGGCTGCCCCAAGATGATATCTTGGCCCATCCGAACACCAAACTCTTTATCACTCACGCCGGAAAGGGTGGCATCACCGAGGCCCAGTACCATGGAGTACCCATGGTGGCTTTGCCCATTTTCGGGGATCAACCTGGTAACGCTGCAGTGATGGAAAAATCGGGGTATGGTCTGGCTCTCGATTTGCTTACCATAACGGAGGACAGTCTGAGGGAGGCCCTGAAAGAAGTGTTGGAGAACAAGAAGTACAGCCAAGCTATTGGAAAATTCTCGGCCCTGTACAGGGATCGACCTCTGACGGCAAAACAATCGGTGGTTTTCTGGACGGAGTATATCCTGAGACATCACGGTGCTCCCCATCTGCAGAGCCCTTCGATTCATATGAACTTCATAGAGCTAAACAATCTCGATATCTACGCTCTAATTGCAACATTCATAGTATTGTTTTTGCTCCTAGCTCGTCTGGTTGCGAAATTTATTTGGAGCAAGTTTAGGGGCCAGCCAAAAATCTTAGAGACGAAAAAGaagcaataaaaagaaaaaacctctaaatattaataagaactgtatataattaataaactaattaaattgtattaacaGTTTGTGTATTTGTATAGTTTAAAAATGGCctgggattttattttttggaaaactggaataataataagttatgGTTATAAACCGATTAAAAAACGAGGTTAGgttttttttgactttgtcAATCTGTAATaggttaaatattaattcgTAGAAAAGCTTGTTATCAAATCTCTTTgggttaattttttaattttaatctctAATTTTGCTATTATTGATAGCCGGCCACTAGAAACAAGATGTGACTGAATTACGCAAACTATACTTTTGCCCACATACAAGGCAACAAACATGATAATATAGAACTCGAGTTTTGTTTGTTGATAAGTTTGCAGTTTGTTCAATTTAATCATGACTCAGGTCGCAGACACGCGATACGATGCCAGACCCTAGCGATAGCGATAAACCCCGTAGAGATAAGTTTAGGACAGAGACCCTGCCGGACCTCCCTGATATGTCCAGTCACTACGGCGCAGCTAAAACAATGAAACCTATATCAACTCAGATCGTTTCAAATGGTCATGGAAGTAGTAGTAGTACTATAAAAGCTAGCACGCTAGAGGTCGAAACTTAGTCGTTTGTTGTGAGTTCAATTGAAAAGTTCATTAACAATGATTAAATACACTCCGATCGGGCTATTGCTCGTATTACTTTTGAGCATGAAGACTCAAGAAAGTAATGGAGCCAATATCTTAGGAATTTTCGGCACACACAGTCCCTCCCATGTGATCGTGCACATGGCTGTGATGAAAACCCTTGCGGATCGGGGTCACAACATCACAGTGGTGACCCAGATGAAACCGAAATTGGCGGCGCATGAAAATATCACTGTGATTGTGGCACCACCGACTCCCGAACGAAAGAAATTCATCGACGAATATATGAAGGAAACATTCAATGACAAACCTTCTATCTGGACGACCATGCTAAAAGCCGTCACCCAGGCGAATGTTCAGTTGGAGGGTCAGCGTGAGTTCATGGTGCATCCCGATTTCAAGGAGCTGTACGAGAATCCAAAGACCAAATTTGATTTGGTGATTTTGGGTCCGATGGCCAACGACTTTCAGTTGGGCATTGCAGCCAAGCTCCGCTGTCCGGTGATCATAACTTGGGTGGGCGTGCCACTGCCCTTTATGGACGTTATTGTGGGAAATGTCAATGATCCATCCTATGTGCCCAGCTTGAATGTAGCCCTCGAAGCTGGCCAAAACACCATGAAATTTACCCAAAGATTTGGAAACTTTTTCAAGCATTCCTTCCTGAGCGTAGTGAATAAACTATTGAACTACAAGATGAACCAGATGTATGAgtaagtattatttgtaatacaAGTATTTTTAGCGATCTAAGGAGATCTCATCCCTTTTCAGGGAAGCTTTTGCCAATGAGACAGATCCGGAGTTCCCCAACTACTACGAAATGAAGCGTCGCATATCCTTGCTGTTCTACAACTACCATTCGCCCAGCGAAGGACCTATTAGACCAACAGTTCCGCAATCGATTGAAATTGGAGGGATACAGGTTAAAGAGCAGTCGGATCCACTGCCCAAGGAACTAGCCGAGTTCCTCGATAATGCCGATGAGGGTGCCATATTCTTCAGTTTGGGAACCAATGTGAATACCAATAACTTTGGACCCGACTTTGCAGATATCCTGTACAAAGTGCTATCCAAACTGCCCCAACGAGTCGTGTGGAAGTGGGAGGATCTGAGCAATAAGCCAGGGAACTCGTCCAACATTTACTTTAGCAATTGGCTGCCGCAGGACGATATCCTGGCTCATCCAAAGGTGAAACTTTTCATTACCCATGCTGGCAAGGGCGGAGTGGCGGAGGCCCAATACCATGGGGTTCCCATGCTGGCATTACCCATTTTTGGAGATCAACAGGGAAATGCTGAGATCATGACAAAGTCGGGCTTTGGCCGTTGGTTGGACATTCACACAATGACGGCACAGGAACTGGAGGAGAATATCCTTGAGGTCCTGGAGAAGCCATCGTATCGAGAGGCCATCGGCAAATTCTCCACCCTTTATAGGGATCGTCCCTTGACCGCCCGGCAATCGGTTGTCTACTGGACCGAGTACGTGTTGCGTCACCAGGGAGCCTATCATCTGCAGAGTCCCCTCATCCACATGGATTTTGTGGCCAGCAGCAATCTCGATGTCTACGGAGTAGTTCTCCTCGCCAGTCTGGCACTACTCGTTCTACTCACAATAATAGTTAAATTCATATTTCGCAAGATTTTTAGAGTTGTGCGTGGCCACAGTTATCGCGCCAAAACATTGCCTAACaagcttaaaaataattaaccgTTCAGCCATCTTAtcattgcgtatacgtaatatcaCTGGGCGTTATGAAATACGAAAGTGCATGAATGTGTTGCTGCGGGGTCAGTGATCAAGTAGGTAGTCTAGTCTGCTCttaggaataatcaaattaataaattaatactaataaaaaagaataacgGATATGGCCTTTCTTTTGTACTATTTATAAGAAGCAGCTCTTCATAAACGAAACACTGATTACGAGTACTAGAGAGATAAAAGCTTTGCCGGAAAGCATGACTCTGTACAAAACAGGCATCCGTTGGAATTGATTAAT
The genomic region above belongs to Drosophila takahashii strain IR98-3 E-12201 chromosome 2L, DtakHiC1v2, whole genome shotgun sequence and contains:
- the LOC108068786 gene encoding cytochrome b5-related protein yields the protein MAPNVEEDVAWKVSGISRTYPSYRQHRPITSESWLEGKNADDEAEGLWRINDKLYDLSDFAARHPGGASWIECTRGTDITEPFESHHIEERARGMLGKFEVRQASKPRNYKFTLKENGFYMTLKRRVREKLRKIEYSPTRKTEFLHLAILVSVFIFSWAGTILDSLVLQSVAGLALCWVATSTHNYFHQRDNWRMYTFNLTMMNFRNWRISHALSHHVYANSLHDLEMSMFEPFLCWIPDRHYASKTQRWISVIISPVVYVVLFQGQFILRLALSLTKRNLLHWDDLIGFTLPIFLYFSTGVGLLASLASWQIIVAVGSFIFGLVGLTAAHHDPRILHDGDTQRKDIDWGLYQVDTIIDRGDIKWSDLLVLTHFGEHALHHLFPTLDHGVLKQLYPELRKTMKEFDVELREINHWGHIKGQNQQLLRTKKNSLPPGSKKVK
- the LOC108068758 gene encoding UDP-glucosyltransferase 2-like, with the protein product MSTAKALAEAGHNVTVVSMMKPKVMHKDIHLIVIPVTEEQQRSIEEQMAIMAGRKNSVLDTMSRFLNSLDVMIDSQADVLTDPRFLRIYETKFDLMILGYFLNDFQLAVAAKLKVPVILDGLMPPNFITDAFAGNPSELSYVPHMATIATQPMGFLKRTENLALHLFSKYMSTILESKLNHNYEKIYGGDKNLPSLKELRKNITLVFTGSHLISEGPIRPLVPAIIETGGIQVKDKPDPLPEDIGQFLNKSTQGAVFLSLGSNIKSSTVKPEIVQIIFKVLSGLKENVIWKWEDLDNTPGNVTNILYKTWLPQDDILAHPNTKLFITHAGKGGITESQYHGVPMVALPVFADQPGNAAQMERSGFGLALDLLTITEDSFRQALKEVLENDKYSETARKFSTLYRDRPLTAKQTVVYWTEYVLRHRGAPHLQSPAVHMSFIELNNLDVYTVIASIVISFLLLARLVGKFLWSKLFAKANTSAAKKNQ
- the LOC108068843 gene encoding UDP-glucosyltransferase 2-like produces the protein MFAVRSVILLLLGVVASTQGANILGLFSSHSQSHLIIHMSVAKALVEAGHNVTVVSMLKPKVTHKDIHLIVIPMKEDQELIMENQMTEMAGQKNSLMSTMNRLLSGMEVMINAQAELLSDPRFQRVYETKFDLMILGYFINDFQLGVAHKLKVPVIIDWMSASATVIDKYTGNPAEIAYVPLLGTVVTQPMSLLKRAENLAKYLFFEYILVIFDFKLTRIYNEIFAEKDQPTLKELRKNISMAFVGSHLISEGPIRPMVPGLVEIGGIQVKDKPDPLPKDIGQFLNKSTQGAVFLSLGSNIKSSTVKPEIVQTIFKVLSGLKENVIWKWEDLENTPGNASNILYKNWLPQDDILAHPNTKLFITHAGKGGITEAQYHGVPMVALPIFGDQPGNAAVMEKSGYGLALDLLTITEDSLREALKEVLENKKYSQAIGKFSALYRDRPLTAKQSVVFWTEYILRHHGAPHLQSPSIHMNFIELNNLDIYALIATFIVLFLLLARLVAKFIWSKFRGQPKILETKKKQ
- the Ugt37E1 gene encoding UDP-glucosyltransferase 2, producing the protein MIKYTPIGLLLVLLLSMKTQESNGANILGIFGTHSPSHVIVHMAVMKTLADRGHNITVVTQMKPKLAAHENITVIVAPPTPERKKFIDEYMKETFNDKPSIWTTMLKAVTQANVQLEGQREFMVHPDFKELYENPKTKFDLVILGPMANDFQLGIAAKLRCPVIITWVGVPLPFMDVIVGNVNDPSYVPSLNVALEAGQNTMKFTQRFGNFFKHSFLSVVNKLLNYKMNQMYEEAFANETDPEFPNYYEMKRRISLLFYNYHSPSEGPIRPTVPQSIEIGGIQVKEQSDPLPKELAEFLDNADEGAIFFSLGTNVNTNNFGPDFADILYKVLSKLPQRVVWKWEDLSNKPGNSSNIYFSNWLPQDDILAHPKVKLFITHAGKGGVAEAQYHGVPMLALPIFGDQQGNAEIMTKSGFGRWLDIHTMTAQELEENILEVLEKPSYREAIGKFSTLYRDRPLTARQSVVYWTEYVLRHQGAYHLQSPLIHMDFVASSNLDVYGVVLLASLALLVLLTIIVKFIFRKIFRVVRGHSYRAKTLPNKLKNN